A genomic segment from Malus domestica chromosome 05, GDT2T_hap1 encodes:
- the LOC139196014 gene encoding uncharacterized protein, producing MVLDEKNYDLWALLIQIHIAGRKKMGYLRGSIKAPNEDDPKYDDLFFEDQKIKSWLLSSMKPEIMKRYIQLSTSKEIWDSLKAAYFDENDEARIYSLNQKASRLR from the coding sequence atggttttggatgaaaagaacTATGATTTATGGGCTCTTCTCATTCAAATCCATATTGCTGGAAGGAAGAAGATGGGATATCTTCGTGGGTCTATCAAAGCACCTAACGAAGATGATCCTAAATATGATGATTTGTTCTTTGAAGATCAAAAAATTAAGAGTTGGCTTTTGTCTTCAATGAAGCCTGAGATTATGAAACGGTACATTCAGTTGTCTACATCGAAGGAAATTTGGGACTCTCTTAAGGCAGCCTACTTTGATGAGAATGATGAGGCCAGAATTTATTCGTTGAATCAGAAGGCATCACGACTTCGTTAG
- the LOC103428065 gene encoding 26S proteasome regulatory subunit 6B homolog: protein MVLDPKPFPEPPASIPSIRLDLQGYTDQNQASDEDDLYSRLKSYQRQLEFIDIQEEYVKDEQKNLKRELLRAQEEVKRIQSVPLVIGQFMEMVDQNNGIVGSTTGSNYYVRILSTINRELLKPSASVALHRHSNALVDVLPPEADSSISLLSQSEKPDVTYSDIGGCDIQKQEIREAVELPLTHHELYKQIGIDPPRGVLLYGPPGTGKTMLAKAVANHTTAAFIRVVGSEFVQKYLGEGPRMVRDVFRLAKENAPAIIFIDEVDAIATARFDAQTGADREVQRILMELLNQMDGFDQTVNVKVIMATNRADTLDPALLRPGRLDRKIEFPLPDRRQKRLVFQVCTAKMNLSDEVDLEDYVSRPDKISAAEISAICQEAGMHAVRKNRYVILPKDFEKGYQTNVKKPDTDFEFYK from the exons ATGGTGTTGGATCCAAAACCTTTTCCTGAGCCACCAGCTTCAATCCCCTCCATAAGATTGGACCTTCAGGGCTACACCGACCAAAACCAGGCCTCCGATGAGGATGATCTCTACAGCCGCCTCAAGTCCTATCAGCGACAGCTTGAGTTCATCGACATCCAGGAGGAGTATGTCAAGGACGAGCAGAAGAATCTCAAGCGTGAGCTCCTCCGCGCCCAGGAAGAAGTCAAGAGGATCCAATCGGTGCCGCTCGTCATCGGGCAATTCATGGAGATGGTCGACCAGAACAACGGGATTGTGGGCTCCACCACTGGCTCCAATTACTATGTTAGGATTCTCAGCACCATTAATCGGGAGCTCCTCAAGCCTTCTGCTTCTGTTGCCTTGCACCGCCACTCCAATGCCCTTGTCGACGTTTTGCCTCCGGAGGCTGACTCAAGTATTTCCCTCCTCAGCCAGTCTGAGAAGCCCGACGTCACCTACTCT GATATTGGAGGATGTGACATTCAGAAGCAAGAAATCCGTGAAGCAGTAGAACTGCCACTTACCCATCACGAGTTGTACAAACAGATTGGAATAGATCCCCCACGTGGTGTATTGCTTTATGGTCCACCTGGAACTGGTAAAACCATGTTAGCAAAGGCCGTGGCTAATCATACAACTGCTGCCTTCATCAGAGTTGTTGGTTCAGAATTTGTTCAGAAGTATTTGGGAGAG ggTCCACGAATGGTTCGTGATGTTTTCCGTCTTGCCAAGGAGAATGCACCTGCCATCATCTTTATTGATGAGGTGGATGCTATTGCTACTGCGAGGTTTGATGCTCAAACTGGAGCTGACAGAGAAGTTCAGAGAATCCTTATGGAGCTCCTGAATCAG ATGGATGGGTTTGACCAGACAGTGAATGTTAAGGTTATTATGGCTACTAACCGAGCAGACACCTTGGATCCTGCACTTCTGCGTCCTGGAAGGCTTGATCGGAAGATTGAGTTTCCTTTGCCTGATAGGAGGCAGAAAAGACTTGTTTTTCAG GTTTGCACCGCTAAAATGAACTTGAGTGATGAGGTAGACTTGGAAGATTATGTCTCTCGGCCAGACAAAATCAGTGCTGCTGAG ATTTCAGCTATATGTCAAGAAGCAGGAATGCATGCAGTTCGGAAGAACCGATATGTCATACTCCCAAAGGACTTTGAAAAGGGTTACCAAACCAACGTGAAGAAGCCCGACACTGACTTTGAATTCTACAAATGA
- the LOC139196013 gene encoding uncharacterized protein has protein sequence MSQAARKSIILNFECTSLFSSWWEDKWTKKYGGDLKETHDRLFNQLSLKSYPGSGELENWKEMIQEKNRSLLIAPVDVESEVIESEDDSADAAILHGAVAEAGRREAGEGADVSESFGDSGAEETPEVLIKTPKQKKAAVIKTSDPDPVPLPKTTRPTLTRKSKRARTTAPPKSSAPSAPVPEAGRKKQQSSRSQASKRPILASKEEPLRAAMLKKAKELQNTALRELEAARKEKLSPPEASPQFARETSLSPSQVDPSEAGASASLPYYGPPLRSMTSSTALDATPSSQFDPSTGVMLHIVDEDSNLPSPVYEPPPTIVVSDNEPIVPEIPVASEVAISRVFACPTVDKPFSPPQDQTQGTGTGSGAAHHSPAGGEEFSRQPGISPLPGETPGLSQQALRETSPPHLVRKSKRSHPHSSSGGTVIPPSGIEQIGQAEIAPSIGIPPLEKVAVQDPPPSASPNPTKMPRLFEALGRLETRLKSSKHSSATPISSEQ, from the exons ATGAGTCAAGCGGCCCGAAAGTCCATCATTCTCAATTTTGAGTGCACCTCGCTCTTCTCTTCTTGGTGGGAAGACAAATGGACTAAGAAGTATGGAGGAGATTTGAAAGAGACTCACGACCGCCTTTTCAACCAACTTTCACTTAAGTCATACCCTGGCTCGGGCGAACTTGAGAATTGGAAGGAGATGATCCAAGAGAAGAATCGGTCACTTCTGATAG CTCCAGTGGATGTTGAATCGGAGGTCATTGAATCCGAGGATGACTCTGCTGATGCTGCAATTCTTCATGGAGCTGTCGCAGAGGCTGGGAGACGAGAAGCTGGGGAGGGTGCAGATGTTTCAGAATCCTTTGGGGATTCAGGAGCTGAAGAAACACCCGAGGTACTTATTAAAACACCTAAGCAAAAGAAAGCGGCTGTAATTAAGACTTCAGATCCTGATCCAGTACCTCTACCCAAAACCACACGACCAACTCTTACTAGAAAAAGTAAGAGAGCAAGAACTACCGCTCCTCCTAAGTCATCAGCCCCATCTGCTCCAGTTCCTGAGGCAGGCAGAAAGAAGCAACAATCCTCAA GATCCCAAGCATCTAAAAGACCAATCCTTGCTTCTAAGGAGGAACCACTGAGAGCTGCAATGTTAAAAAAGGCCAAAGAACTGCAAAATACTGCCCTCAGAGAACTTGAG GCCGCAAGAAAGGAAAAGCTCTCTCCGCCCGAAGCCTCTCCACAATTTGCCCGAGAGACAAGCCTATCTCCTTCCCAGGTCGACCCTTCAGAG GCTGGAGCATCTGCTTCCTTGCCTTATTATGGCCCTCCTCTGAGGTCTATGACTTCTTCTACTGCTCTGGACGCAACCCCTTCTTCTCAATTCGATCCATCTACAGGAGTTATGTTGCACATTGTGGATGAGGACAGTAACTTA CCTTCTCCGGTATATGAGCCACCTCCTACAATAGTGGTTTCAGATAATGAACCCATAGTCCCTGAGATCCCTGTAGCCTCAGAGGTAGCAATTTCGCGGGTATTTGCTTGCCCGACAGTTGATAAACCTTTTTCTCCTCCTCAAGACCAAACTCAG GGCACTGGTACAGGTTCAGGTGCAGCTCATCACTCTCCTGCTGGTGGTGAGGAATTTTCCCGCCAACCAGGAATTAGTCCTCTTCCTGGTGAAACCCCGGGGCTGAGTCAG CAAGCTCTAAGAGAAACTTCCCCTCCCCATTTGGTCCGTAAATCAAAGCGCTCCCATCCTCACTCATCATCTGGAGGTACTGTGATTCCCCCTTCTGGAATTGAGCAGATCGGGCAGGCAGAAATTGCCCCCTCAATTGGCATTCCTCCATTAGAGAAAGTTGCAGTGCAGGATCCTCCTCCTTCTGCATCTCCAAACCCTACTAAGATGCCCAGACTTTTTGAAGCACTTGGACGGCTTGAGACACGGTTGAaatcttcaaaacattcttcagcCACCCCCATTTCTTCAGAGCAATAG